From Xylanibacillus composti, the proteins below share one genomic window:
- a CDS encoding ATP-binding protein — protein sequence MNDNATRYVDADGCMIAMSAVQEGGTVRITVKDNGAGIDPVDLPHIYRGDKSRSSVSGGK from the coding sequence TTGAACGATAATGCGACGCGATACGTGGACGCGGACGGGTGCATGATCGCCATGAGCGCAGTCCAAGAAGGCGGCACCGTCAGGATCACTGTCAAGGATAACGGCGCCGGCATCGACCCTGTGGATTTGCCGCATATCTATCGCGGCGATAAATCGCGTTCCAGCGTATCTGGCGGCAAATGA